GTTTCTCCGCCCTTTGGCGGTCCCCGGAGGGTGATGAGATCGCGGCGCTGGCGGACAATGCGCAGATCCTGAAGGCGCGCGTGGACATCTCGGACGGGCGACTATCGGGGCTCTCCCAGGCGGCGATGGCGCCTCTGCTGCTGAGCGACGGAACGCTCGCGCGCCGCTCCCCCTACTACGATACGGAAAGCCTCGCGATCTCCGGCAACGTGGCGTTCGTCGGGGTCGAGCGCAACCACGCGGTGCTCCGCTTTCAGCGCGACCGGGAAGGGAGGCTCGTGCAGGGTGTCCCGATTGCGGTGCCGGGGGATCTCAAGGAGGATCTCAAGGACCTGCCGAACAACGGAGGGCTCGAGGCGCTCGCGCTGACGCCGCCGCGATCAAGCCTCGCGGGTGCGCTGGTGGGCATCTCGGAGGGTGGCCGGGGCTTCATTCTCACGGGCGCGCGGCCGGGTTCGTTCGAACTGGTGCGCCGCGACGGCTACGACGTGACGGACCTGGCGTTCGTCGATTCCGACGATGCGCTCGTCCTGGAGCGCCGCTTCTCGCTGCTCGGCGGTTTCGGATGCCGCCTGCGCCGCATCGCCTCATCCGCCGTGAGGCCCGGCGCGAGCGTGGACGGCGAAGTGATCTATCAGAGCGAGGCCTCGCACCAGATCGACAACATGGAAGGTCTCGCGGTTCATCGGGAAGGGCGCGAAACCGTCGTCTCGATGATCTCGGATAACAATTTCAACGCCAGTCTTCAGCGAACGCTGCTGCTTGAGTTCGCCCTCGTGGCGTGAGGGACGGGTTTTCTGGATCAGGAACCCGGACAAACGGCCCTACAGCATCGGGTGTGAAATCGAACCCATATCCGATGCTGTCAGTCTAGGGTCTTGCGCATCTTTTCACGCAAAACCGGTTCCCACTTCCCGCGTCCGATGCTCTACACCGTAGCGCGCTGCGCCAAGCCTGGACTCATGAGGCGCAGCACCACGCCGTAGGGCAGGATGGAGAAGACCGAGAGCGCGAGCTTGACGCCGTAATCCGCGAGGCCCAGCGTCACCCAGGGAAGCGCGATGCACTGATCGGTGATGCCTGCCTGAGCGAGCACCTGATCGATCGTCAGGCCGATGCCCGGAATCGCGCCGCAATAGAATGCGAAGGAAAAGAAAATCGTCGTGTCGACGGCCGCCGAGATCGTCGAGGAGGCGAAGGGCGGCAGCCACCAGGCCATGTTCCTCAGGCGCGAGAAGATGCCGATATCGAGCAGCTGCGCCGTCAGGAAGGCGCTGCCCGAAGCGATGGCGATGCGCGGGGTCGCGAGAATGATCGAGAGCGCGACCGCCAGGACGAAGCCTACATAGACGACCTTCCGGGCTCCTTTGGGTCCGAAGCGGCGGTTGGCCAGCTCCGTTACCAGGAACGAGAAGGGATAGGTGAAGGCGCCCCAGGTGAAATAATCCTGAAGGCCCCAGGCCTCGAAGGGATATTGCACGAGGATGTTCGAGGCCAGCACGACGATGGTCATCGCGACGAGGGCGATCGTGAAGTCGCGGCGATCGAGGGCGGTCATCTCATCCGGCTCCTGAGGGTCCTGGTCGTCTGCCTTGCAAGAGACGGGACCTTGCAGGAGCAGAGAAGATAAGCCCGTCGATTGCAACGCAAAACGGGCGGCCGTGAGGCCGCCCGCAGCGTCGAAGACGGGAAGAGGTCGAGATCAGCTCGCAGCCGCGAGCTTCTTCTCGATCTCGCGCTTCACAGCGAGGGCGGTGGTCGACAGCTCGGTAGCCGAGGCCTTCGCCAGGAAGGCGTCGAGGCCGCCGCGATGCTCGACAGAGCGCAGAGCATGGGCGGACACGCGCAGGCGCACGGAGCGCTGCAGGGTCTCAGACTGGAGCGTGACGTTGCAGAGGTTCGGCAGGAACTTCCGCTTCGTCTTGCGGTTCGAGTGGCTCACCAGATGGCCACTCAGCACGGCCTTGCCGGTCAGTTCG
This window of the Microvirga sp. TS319 genome carries:
- a CDS encoding esterase-like activity of phytase family protein, whose protein sequence is MRLLTRRNLLVGGGALTAAAVAGAALAQRPQAFHGATPIRVAAQPISHLSNTDPDRTRFGSLVFRSGLVLKSDVSAFGGFSALWRSPEGDEIAALADNAQILKARVDISDGRLSGLSQAAMAPLLLSDGTLARRSPYYDTESLAISGNVAFVGVERNHAVLRFQRDREGRLVQGVPIAVPGDLKEDLKDLPNNGGLEALALTPPRSSLAGALVGISEGGRGFILTGARPGSFELVRRDGYDVTDLAFVDSDDALVLERRFSLLGGFGCRLRRIASSAVRPGASVDGEVIYQSEASHQIDNMEGLAVHREGRETVVSMISDNNFNASLQRTLLLEFALVA
- a CDS encoding queuosine precursor transporter yields the protein MTALDRRDFTIALVAMTIVVLASNILVQYPFEAWGLQDYFTWGAFTYPFSFLVTELANRRFGPKGARKVVYVGFVLAVALSIILATPRIAIASGSAFLTAQLLDIGIFSRLRNMAWWLPPFASSTISAAVDTTIFFSFAFYCGAIPGIGLTIDQVLAQAGITDQCIALPWVTLGLADYGVKLALSVFSILPYGVVLRLMSPGLAQRATV
- the rpmB gene encoding 50S ribosomal protein L28, whose amino-acid sequence is MSRRCELTGKAVLSGHLVSHSNRKTKRKFLPNLCNVTLQSETLQRSVRLRVSAHALRSVEHRGGLDAFLAKASATELSTTALAVKREIEKKLAAAS